Proteins co-encoded in one Lynx canadensis isolate LIC74 chromosome C1, mLynCan4.pri.v2, whole genome shotgun sequence genomic window:
- the CD160 gene encoding CD160 antigen isoform X2, whose amino-acid sequence MEMARGVIGQPPTCSPEIEAKDITGANVCFEFLQLLTTCQTLMAPGRGCLVLAILLAMVDIRLGGCLHILSSFSQDGKQLSLICTLRHTKEEAEGAIVFLCKDRSSGCFPETSLRQLRLRRDPREDGISERSSQLVFTINHATPSDSGTYQCCATSQRPDMRLQGHFFSVLVTEAGNYTVKGLKQRRHLEFTHSQGTPSSGFLQKVWVMLATSLLALQAL is encoded by the exons ATGGAAATGGCTCGAGGGGTCATAGGTCAGCCACCCACCTGCTCACCG GAAATCGAGGCCAAGGACATCACTGGAGCCAACGTTTGCTTTGAGTTTCTGCAGCTGCTGACAACGTGCCAGACCCTGATGGCACCTGGCAGAGGCTGCTTGGTCCTGGCCATTCTGCTGGCAATGGTGGACATCCGACTTGGTG gGTGCTTGCACATCCTCAGCTCATTTTCCCAGGATGGAAAGCAATTAAGCTTGATCTGTACTTTGCGGCATACAAAAGAAGAGGCTGAGGGTGCTATAGTGTTTTTGTGCAAGGACAGGTCTTCGGGCTGTTTCCCTGAGACCAGCCTGCGGCAACTGAGACTTCGACGGGATCCCAGGGAAGATGGCATCAGCGAAAGATCATCTCAGTTGGTGTTCACCATAAACCATGCCACACCATCGGACAGCGGGACCTACCAGTGTTGTGCCACAAGCCAGAGGCCAGATATGCGCCTTCAGGGccactttttctctgttttagtCACAG AGGCAGGGAACTACACAGTCAAAGGATTGAAGCAAAGAAGACACCTCGAGTTCACTCACAGTCAAGGCACTCCCAGTTCAGGCTTCCTGCAAAAGGTCTGGGTGATGCTGGCCACTAGCCTGCTGGCCCTTCAAG CTTTGTAA
- the CD160 gene encoding CD160 antigen isoform X3 has product MLWFSKTIYTSREGVSSDGSGRRPRSKSGAEAPSKCLHQSPRPMSKKEGRQSGGCLHILSSFSQDGKQLSLICTLRHTKEEAEGAIVFLCKDRSSGCFPETSLRQLRLRRDPREDGISERSSQLVFTINHATPSDSGTYQCCATSQRPDMRLQGHFFSVLVTEAGNYTVKGLKQRRHLEFTHSQGTPSSGFLQKVWVMLATSLLALQAL; this is encoded by the exons ATGCTGTGGTTTTCAAAGACCATATATACCAGCCGTGAAGGTGTGAGCAGTGACGGAAGTGGGAGACGCCCGAGGAGCAAGTCAGGGGCTGAGGCTCCATCAAAGTGCCTTCACCAGAGCCCCCGGCCTATGAGCAAGAAAGAAGGACGTCAGTCCGGAG gGTGCTTGCACATCCTCAGCTCATTTTCCCAGGATGGAAAGCAATTAAGCTTGATCTGTACTTTGCGGCATACAAAAGAAGAGGCTGAGGGTGCTATAGTGTTTTTGTGCAAGGACAGGTCTTCGGGCTGTTTCCCTGAGACCAGCCTGCGGCAACTGAGACTTCGACGGGATCCCAGGGAAGATGGCATCAGCGAAAGATCATCTCAGTTGGTGTTCACCATAAACCATGCCACACCATCGGACAGCGGGACCTACCAGTGTTGTGCCACAAGCCAGAGGCCAGATATGCGCCTTCAGGGccactttttctctgttttagtCACAG AGGCAGGGAACTACACAGTCAAAGGATTGAAGCAAAGAAGACACCTCGAGTTCACTCACAGTCAAGGCACTCCCAGTTCAGGCTTCCTGCAAAAGGTCTGGGTGATGCTGGCCACTAGCCTGCTGGCCCTTCAAG CTTTGTAA
- the CD160 gene encoding CD160 antigen isoform X1, whose protein sequence is MVLEPGRPCLGIPMCFQEIEAKDITGANVCFEFLQLLTTCQTLMAPGRGCLVLAILLAMVDIRLGGCLHILSSFSQDGKQLSLICTLRHTKEEAEGAIVFLCKDRSSGCFPETSLRQLRLRRDPREDGISERSSQLVFTINHATPSDSGTYQCCATSQRPDMRLQGHFFSVLVTEAGNYTVKGLKQRRHLEFTHSQGTPSSGFLQKVWVMLATSLLALQAL, encoded by the exons ATGGTCTTGGAGCCCGGAAGGCCTTGTCTAGGAATCCCCATGTGCTTTCAGGAAATCGAGGCCAAGGACATCACTGGAGCCAACGTTTGCTTTGAGTTTCTGCAGCTGCTGACAACGTGCCAGACCCTGATGGCACCTGGCAGAGGCTGCTTGGTCCTGGCCATTCTGCTGGCAATGGTGGACATCCGACTTGGTG gGTGCTTGCACATCCTCAGCTCATTTTCCCAGGATGGAAAGCAATTAAGCTTGATCTGTACTTTGCGGCATACAAAAGAAGAGGCTGAGGGTGCTATAGTGTTTTTGTGCAAGGACAGGTCTTCGGGCTGTTTCCCTGAGACCAGCCTGCGGCAACTGAGACTTCGACGGGATCCCAGGGAAGATGGCATCAGCGAAAGATCATCTCAGTTGGTGTTCACCATAAACCATGCCACACCATCGGACAGCGGGACCTACCAGTGTTGTGCCACAAGCCAGAGGCCAGATATGCGCCTTCAGGGccactttttctctgttttagtCACAG AGGCAGGGAACTACACAGTCAAAGGATTGAAGCAAAGAAGACACCTCGAGTTCACTCACAGTCAAGGCACTCCCAGTTCAGGCTTCCTGCAAAAGGTCTGGGTGATGCTGGCCACTAGCCTGCTGGCCCTTCAAG CTTTGTAA
- the CD160 gene encoding CD160 antigen isoform X4 — protein sequence MAPGRGCLVLAILLAMVDIRLGGCLHILSSFSQDGKQLSLICTLRHTKEEAEGAIVFLCKDRSSGCFPETSLRQLRLRRDPREDGISERSSQLVFTINHATPSDSGTYQCCATSQRPDMRLQGHFFSVLVTEAGNYTVKGLKQRRHLEFTHSQGTPSSGFLQKVWVMLATSLLALQAL from the exons ATGGCACCTGGCAGAGGCTGCTTGGTCCTGGCCATTCTGCTGGCAATGGTGGACATCCGACTTGGTG gGTGCTTGCACATCCTCAGCTCATTTTCCCAGGATGGAAAGCAATTAAGCTTGATCTGTACTTTGCGGCATACAAAAGAAGAGGCTGAGGGTGCTATAGTGTTTTTGTGCAAGGACAGGTCTTCGGGCTGTTTCCCTGAGACCAGCCTGCGGCAACTGAGACTTCGACGGGATCCCAGGGAAGATGGCATCAGCGAAAGATCATCTCAGTTGGTGTTCACCATAAACCATGCCACACCATCGGACAGCGGGACCTACCAGTGTTGTGCCACAAGCCAGAGGCCAGATATGCGCCTTCAGGGccactttttctctgttttagtCACAG AGGCAGGGAACTACACAGTCAAAGGATTGAAGCAAAGAAGACACCTCGAGTTCACTCACAGTCAAGGCACTCCCAGTTCAGGCTTCCTGCAAAAGGTCTGGGTGATGCTGGCCACTAGCCTGCTGGCCCTTCAAG CTTTGTAA